ATCACCTTCAGGTTTTTCGCGAAAATTGGTGATTTTAGTTTGCTCGTGTCCTAAAGAAATAGCACCAAAACGCCCTGCTGGTTGAACGGCAGTCAGTGTTGCTAGAGTATTTTGTTCTTTATGAAAATTAATTAGCTCTGTGATGTTTATATCACTGACGCCATCACCATAAGTGAAGCAAAAAGTGTCATTGCCAACATGGTCGCTGATGCGCTTTAAGCGTCCACCTGTCATTGTATGATCGCCTGTATTTACTAAGGTGATCCGCCAGGGTTCAGCATAACCAGAATGCACACTCATCTGGTTAAATCGCATATCAAAGGTAACATCTGACATATGTAAGAAGTAGTTAGCAAAATACTCTTTAATTATGTAACCTTTGTAACCGCAACAAATTATGAAATCATTAATACCGTGGGCAGAATAAGTCTTCATTATATGCCATAGAATAGGCTTCCCACCAATTTCAACCATCGGCTTGGGTCTAATACTAGTTTCTTCACTGAGGCGTGTACCTAGACCACCAGCCAAAATCACCGCTTTCATGCAATTACCTCGGAGATTTGCAGCTTAGTTATTATTTGACTTCTGGAGATGAAGGGATGCACTTGGTAGGGAGAAAAATCATTTTTATTTATTTTTCTCCGTAAATAATCTAACTGTAATTTCCGGCAAAATTATAAAGCAAAGGTAAATTAAAATGTTTTGTCTGTGAAAGCTTTGTGAATAATAAATATACTCGAAAATATATAACTAATTTAAATACACAAATAACCCACAAAATAACTAGGGCTAGCTGATGCTAACCCTGTTCTAGCTTGATTTTTTAAAATCAAAACTAATAATATCTTAGTGACAAAATTTACCTATTTTCAGTTAGTTTCTCCTGGCATACTTGAGCTTTGGAATAACGTGTCACATTTGTTTTCTACAACTACGCAGATGTGGCTTAGTGCTTGTTGATAATTATCCATATCGTCTTGCTCAAGAGAGATTTTTGCAGCTGTTTGCAAATCCTCGATTGCTTTGGTATGGTTTTGGTCAGATTGACTACCACCATATTGTGCAAGTTCATAACGAACTATGCCTCGTTTGAGAAATGCTTTTGCTAGTTTGGGGTTGATGGTTAATGCTTGGTCAAAGTCAGCGATCGCTGCTTTATATTGTTGAGCGTAATCAGTGCTGTATTGAGCAATTTGATAAAGCACAACACCACGCTGAAAATAAGCTTCTGTTTTGGAAGCATTAAGAGTTATTGCTTGGGTAAAATCTGCGATCGCTTTTTTATAACCTTGTTGTGAGTCGCCGCTATACTTAGCAATTTGGGAAAGGACAATACCCCGTCTGATGTGAGCTTCAACTTCATTACTGTCAAGGCTTAGGGCTTTATTATAGTCAGCGAGCGCTAGATTGTATTCTTTATCAGGATCGCTGCTATATTCGGCGAGCATATTGCGGGCATTGCCGCGGTTGACATAAGCTTTGACTTCACTAGGATTGAGCCTAAGAGCTTCGCTATAGTCGTTCAGCGCCCCTTCATAGTCTTTGAGGTTGTAGCGAGCATTGCCAAGATTTACATGGGCTTTGGCGTATGTGGGGTTTTTTTCGATTGCTTTGCCAAAATATTCAATTGCTTGCTCATAATCTCGGATTTTATAAGCAGCATGACCCTGCTTATAATAATCCGCAAAGCTGAGATTATTATCCTTGTTTTGGCGAGCCTTGAGAGTTTGTTGAGTGTAGGCATTTTGAGAAACAAAGGGACTAGTAAACTTAGTCATTACGTCCAAATACACCAATGCACCAACACCCAGCAAGCCAAAAATTACTGGGTACAATCTTGACTTTCTGGCAGGTTGATAATGAGAAACTTTATTATTAATTACTGGTTGCCAATAATTAAGTTGGTACGATGGCACTCCTAACTGGGGCAAACGTGGAGTCTGAGTCTGGCGCTTTTTCGCTTTGATTCGTGGTCGTAAATGTTCTTTTGTTTCGATAGCACGAGGTGATGGAAAAGGATCGCGTCCGCCTAATCGCAGGGAGCGTTCACACCAAGGACAGGTTTGTAGGTGGTTGTTGTAGCGATGCTGAGGATTAATAGTACAGCTAATAAGGCTATCTTCGGCTTCAGTTAGTGCTGCAAGCCAGCTTTGAGCGCTAGGACGCCGCTGTGGGCTATTATGACCTTCTTCAAAACAACGTACAAATAGTTCCCGTAAGCTGGGATGGAGGATTTCCCAAGGGGGTGCAATTGGTGTTGGGAGATAGGGTACACGTCGCTGTTGACTGTAGGTGAAATGTCCAGCAGCAATGCGTGCTTCATAAGGTGGTGGCTCAACAGCACCTTGAAATATGCCAGAAAATGGGTGTGTACCTTCCATTAACAGCTGAAATACCAACACAGCTAACCCGAATAAGTCGTGAGCAATTTCGCGATCGTGCTGTGCAAAAGTTTTATTTTGTAGTTCTGGTGGGGTAAACTCTGGTTTACCTACCGAGCAGCGGTAAACTAGATTATTGTTTGGGTCGCGTACTTGGAAAGAGTCGGTATCTACTAAGGTAACGAGGGCTGTGTCGCTGACGAGGATATTTGACTCATTCACATCGCCAACACAATATCCACTAGTGTGCAAAGCCGCAAAAGCCGCCGCTAGGTTGCGAGCAGTACGGAGCAGGTACTGATAATTAAATAAAGGGCAGTGTTCGCGGCGGGTTCTCGGATTGTAAAAGTCAATAATTGGACGCATCCCCCGAATGCGTGGCATTAAAAAGCCGATAATGCCGCTACTGCCATCTGTTGCCTGCAATAAATCTTCTGGCCAAGCGATGGAAATATGCCCCAAACTAGCCGTAGGATTTTCCGGCGGGTTGGCAAGCATCGCTCGCAGTTTGTCAGCATGACCAGCAGTGGGCTTGTGATAAATTTTCGCCACCAAATTTGCATCTGATGGCAGTGCATAAACACAAGCTTCACCACCACGCCCCAAACTAATGCTGAGGTTGAGAATTTCTTGCTTAGGGAGACAACGAAGTACCTGCATGGTGAATTTACCGTTTACGGGGGTTATATACAATGCTAAACACGAGAGTTATGGCTCAGGAGTTATTGAAGGCAGCTATGATGAGCGTCAAATCATCATCAGTGCGTTGTGTAATCCGGTCTGAGCTTAAAAACCTCACTAATTGTTCTTTGGCTTGTGTTCTATCTTCGGTTTTGACGACAAAATCAAACAAAGGAAAAAAGAAGGGTTTGTGAGGCTCACCAACAACCATATTCAAAGCCAGCATTTGTAGTCCGTCGGTAAGGACACTAACATTAACTATGTCTTCACGCCATAATCTCATTTGCGCTGTTTCTAAGGCATTCAGCGAAGTTAAAAATGTGGTTTCGTTGATGTACTCGCCGTGGTCAGGTGTGGTAAGGGCGAGAAGGTTTCCCATTCTATCTTTTGCTACTGCCAAACCATCACCTATCTGTGCCACAGCCACGACTTCTGGTGTGGCAACCATAATAATTAAAGTAGTTGCTAAATCTTGAGGCTGTTTGCCAGAAGCAGCCGCTTCGTCTTCTACAGCTTTTTTAGCGGCTAGCAAAGCGTCGGTTAAGAGCGATCGCACATTATAATCATCACTGAGGCTATCTCTGGTGATTTGTTTAACGGCAATATTTTCTATCGCTGTTTCCACAGCAACCATCGCTCCTACTTTCCCAAGGCTAGCAGAACCCGCACCGTCTGCTACCGCCGCCACTAAAAGATTATCTGCCAATATCTGCCAATGGTGAGCATCTTGACACAACTGTTTAGTTTTTATGTGGCTTGTACCACATACAGATGCGGCTACTACCTGCCATTGAGCAATCTGTTTTGATATGTTCATAAATTTTGTTCCAACAGCTAGCTGTGTAAGCTTCAAGCTGCCATCTTTACTAAACAGCCCCCCATCCAATCGGTGGTAATGCTACTTGTTCGTCTACCTGTGAATGCGAAACAGTTGACATACTTGCTGAGAGCCAAACAAACATTTCGATAAAGTTTAGCCCTTTGAGTTTTAGGGGAGTACGCACAGCTATTTGATTTAAGCGCGTCATATTCGCGTTTTCTACACCTACTGTAAAAAATGCTACTCGCTTATTTGCTTCATCTCCTTGTAACCGTTGTGCTGCTTGCTCTACTACTTGGTCTAACTCACCTTGCGGCTCTCCATCGGTAATCATAAATACCCAAGGGCGATAGTAAGCAATCCCATTAGAACGATACTGAGATTTGCGCTCTTGAATTATGTCTAAGGCTTTATGAATTCCCGAACCCATTGTCGTCAGTCCCTGTGCTGTCAAAATGGGTGGATTAAATTGATCGGCAGTCACAAAGTCTTGCACGACATTAACATTACTATCAAAAGTCACAATCGCAACTTCCACTCGTCTTGCTGCCAAAGAATTTTTGATTAACTCATCCTTTAAACTCAGCAAACCCTGATTTAAAGCTTCGATTGGCTCTCCTTGCATCGACCCAGAGGTATCTAGTAGTAACACGCAAGGACAACGCGGTTCTGGATTCTCAGCAAACTCCACAACTTCATCAAGTCTTAATGTATCATGCATAACGTTTTGTGTTATGTTATAGTCCAAAGTTTTATTTCCCTTCTATCAAAGTATATAGTTTTTGAAGCTCACACGACCACTAATATGCTGTTTTGTCGTAGATGCTTGAATTTTTATTAGACAAAATTTTTTACTTAAGTTTTTACATATTAAATAACTCTTCATCTGACAATAGTTTTATTAAAAAATAATTTATCAAAAGTTTGCGTTATCTATTGTAGTGTATCTACCAAAATTTATATCTATGAAACTAGAATACAATAAATACGTAAAATATTCCTGAATACCTTTTTAAAGATTTCATGTAGGAAAATGTTTCTTTTATATAAAAGCAATTAACGCTAATTAAGCTCATCAACATAAAAGTATAGCCGCGTAAGTGTACGAATTTCCAATTGCCTAGTAAGTAGCTGGGCGTCAATAAACTTGAATAATCAGGTCTCCAGTCGAGAACTGCCAGTAGTGCCTAGAACCGACAACTAAATAACTAGTGTTCACTCATAGCCATGACAAGTATTTGCGTTTATTCATACCCACTAGCTTGAAAATGAGGGTAGGAACTGAGAAGTCGGGAGTAGGGAAAGAAATCTTTTTCATGCTTGGTTAGCAAATTTGCTCGTGATTGACTTGAAAGTGCTGAGTAAAAGTCGATGACTCAAACCAGCAAACTTTTGCCCGTTCTTTGTGTACGCAGTTGATGATGGCTACTTATTTACTGGACTAGATATAGTAAAACGTAACTAAATGCAATGAAATATTTTTTTTATAAGTTGTAATATATGTCCATATATTTCTTTTCAAGAATAGTTTCTGCCTAGAGAAATATTAAAAAAAAGAAAATACTTGATAACTAATATTTACAATTTACAAATGTTTGGTCGCTTATCCGCAAAAAAACGCCGAAAATATGATTAATTCAGGAGCATTTACCAGATTACGTCCTTTAAGTTTGCTAAGGCAGTTATCTAATTCCTCTGAGAGTACTTTTTTGCAAGCATTTAGCAACTCAGTTTCTTGGTCTATTTACCTAGATAAGGGCAAAATATCCTATGCCACCCATTCAGTTGAACCCTTTGATCGACTAGAACGCCATTTACGCTGCCTCAGCTATCAAATTCCATCACTTACTCCTGAAGTTCGTGTTCAATTACGTCTAATGTTTGAACCTGACTCATATAGTCAGTTAATAGAAGATGACAGCAATTCTAGAAGCCAGGCTCTTGAATACCAAGCTATATCTTGGCTTGTGAGCCAACAGTATTTAAATTCTCAGGAAGCAATAATATTAATTCAAGAATTAGTTCAAGAAGTTATTGAATCATTTTTGTTAATTGAAGAAGGTAATTATGAGTTATCAGAACCGTTGAAGGGAATACCAATAAGTGGAAAATTGGATGTAGACAAAATATTAGAAATTTGTCAATCTAGATTACAGAAGTGGCAATCTGTAGCACCACAATTTTCTTCTCCCTATCAACGTCCTTATCTATTAATTTCTAGCCAACTTAAGAAAATCAATTTAGCAGACCTGCCGCCAAATTTAATTGATTGGATGAAAGGTTTCAGCTTACGTCATCTTGCTGTAATTACGAATCAAGATGAAATCACACTGGCTCAAAATTTATATCCTTACGTTACTCAGGGCGGAATTATTTTGCATGAGCCAGACCCACCATTTGATAAGCTACCAAAGATATTTACAAAACCTTCACAGTCTTCTAATCTCATCACAGAGTTAGCTAATAGAGAATTATTTAATACTGTAGAAACACCAACTAGCCCTAATCCCAGAACTTTGCCGGATGTTCTTGAAGAAAATAGAACTCCTGCTCAGGAATTACCACAGATATCTATTAATCCAAGACAAAATGTTCAGGAACAAACGACACTAAATAACATCAATATTGTTTCTGAAATAGTGACCCCTGCTACTGCGATTAGCTCTGCCACTGCACCTTGGACAATCGCCAAAAAAGTATACAAAATTGTTTCTGTAGATGATAGTCCCACAATTCTCAAAGAAATTAGCCGTTTCTTAGAGAACGAAAATTTCTCTGTTGTTACGATCAATGAACCGCTAAAAGCTGTTATGTCGATTATAAGGCACAAACCAGATTTAATTCTGCTCGATTTGAACATGGTTGGAATTGATGGTTATGAGTTGTGCCGAGTTATCCGAAATAACTCAGTGTTTAAAGAGACACCGATTATTTTTGTAACTGGTAATAAAGGGATTGTAGATAAAGTAAAAGCCAGATTGGTAGGGGCATCTGGATATCTTACTAAACCTTTTACTCGTACAGAATTATTAAAGATAGTTTTCAGGCATTTGACTTAATTTATTAACCAATCCTTAATATTTTTAAATAGAGAGAATAAATTTAGATGGCTATAGAAATTGACGGAAACTCAATTTAGTTAGTCCTATAACTTGGTGAAAATCGCACTAAGAGTGCAGTTGTTGAAGAGGTATTAAGTGAGTCTGTGCAGCATGGAGAGCAACTGAAAGTTTTAGTAGCTATTTAGCACAATAGAATACGATTTTTCTAACTACAAGCCATAGCGTCAAACAGAATATAAGTAATTGTTCATACCTAAGTCCGCTCTTTAGCCATCAGATGTGGTAGCAAAATTGACTACTCAATCTGTGTTGCTGTGTTGCAGTATTTTGAGAACTAATTAGAGATAAACGGGTTGTTGCCGTAGGTGCAGTAGATAGTTTCAGGGATTCGTTATCTCAATCAATATAATCAGCTAAAAAATTATCTTCGCGCTTTTGCCAATTTTAAGTTGGATAGTGGAAAGAATATTGAACGTAGTAGGATTGTTCAAGTGAGAGGGTATCCCTTGCAGGATGAGTAGCCATCACTCTCTGGCAAACACCCTAAAATGAAAGCAAAAGACGATTCTTAAAACAAGCACACTCCATGCGTATTTCTCTCAATTGGCTGCGGGAACTAGTAGAGATAAAACTTAACCCAGAAGAATTAGCCCAAACCCTGACAATGGCAGGGTTTGAAGTAGAAGATATTGAAGACCGCCGCACTTGGGCAAATGGCGTTGTTGTGGGGAGAGTGCTTGAGCGTCAACCCCACCCCAACGCTGACAAATTGAGTGTTTGCCAAGTGGATATCGGTGCAGATGAAACTTTAAATATTGTCTGTGGCGCTGCTAATGTCCGTGCAGATATTTATGTGCCAGTAGCAACTACAGGCACTTATTTACCTAATATCGGCTTAAAAATTAAATCAGCGAAACTGCGTGGTGTTCCATCTCAAGGGATGATCTGTTCCTTAAAGGAACTTGGTTTGCCTACTGATGTCGACGGAATTCATATTTTTCCTCAAGAAAACTTGCAGATCGGTAGCGATGTGCGTCCGTTATTGGGTTTAGATGATGTAATTTTAGACTTAACTGCTACTGCCAATCGCGCTGATGCCTTAAGTATGGTAGGTGTAGCCAGAGAAGTAGCAGCCTTAACTGGTGGAAAGCTCAGTATTCCTGAAGCAGGTGAAGTCTCAATTACCAAGAATACAGAAAATTTAGCTTTAAAAATCGCCGATACACAAGCTTGTCCTGCTTACATTGGTACGGTAATTGAACAAGTTAAAATCGCCCCATCTCCCGATTGGTTACAACAACGCTTACGCGCGGCTGGGGTACGCCCGATAAATAATGTGGTAGACATTACTAACTATGTTTTGTTGGAATGGGGACAGCCACTACACGCTTTTGACAGAAACCGTTTACAATCTGTTGCTAGTAGTGAAAGTTTAACCGTCGGCGTTCGCTTCGCCACTTCTGGGGAAACCCTCAAAACCCTGGATGGACAAACTCGCAACTTGACAATTCAAAATTTATTAATCACCGCCAATGACAAACCTGTTGCATTAGCAGGAGTCATGGGTGGAGAAGAAACAGAAGTCCATGAAGGCACTCAAAGCCTAGTTTTAGAAGCGGCGTTGTTTGATTCTGTAGCAATTCGGCGTTCTTCTCGGAGTGTAGGGTTAAGAAGTGAGGCTTCTGGAAGATACGAACGCGGTGTTAACCGCGCTGAGTTGGAAGTAGCTAATCGTCGTGCTTTATCGCTAATGAGTGAATTAGCTCAAGCAGTTATTGTCCAGCAAGAAATAGCTGACACCCGTCCCGATCCTTCTACTTGGAGTCGTTCCATTGCACTGCGTTTAGAACGAGTTAATCAGGTGCTAGGGCCAATCGAGTTGCAAGAAGAAACAGGAGAACTCGAAGAACGAGACGTTGAGCGTATCTTAACTGCATTGGGATGCGAGTTGACGCCTTCAGGAGAACGCAGTTGGACTGTTTCTGTACCGCCTTATCGTTACCGTGACTTAGAACGAGAAATTGACCTGATTGAAGAAATAGCTCGTCTCTACGGTTACGACAATTTTTGCGATACATTACCAGAAAAAGCAGAAGCTGGTTATTTGCCTTTAGATCAAGAATTAATTCGCAAGTTACGAGCTTTTTTACGAGCAGAAGGATTGACAGAGTTAATCCACTACTCCTTAGTAAAACCAGGAGAAGACAGACAGATAGTACTGACAAATCCTTTATTTGCAGAATATTCAGCACTGCGAACTGATTTGATATCTGGATTGATTGATGCCTTTCAATACAATTTAGAGCAAGGCAACGGTTGTCTTAACGGGTTTGATATTGGGCGAATTTTCTGGCAAGAAGACGGATTGCAAGAAGCAGAAGCGATCGCTGGCATAATAGGAGGCGATCGCACCATTGGCAAATGGTCAAAAGGTGGACGTGAGCAACCGATTACTTGGTTTGAAGCTAAAGGCGTTTTAGAAAGTGTTTTTCGCCAACTCAGTTTACAAATAGAATATCAACCTGATCGCCGCGATGAACGCTTGCATCCTGGACGCACTGCTTCCCTTTGGGTACGCGGTAACAGACTGGGCATTTTTGGGCAACTCCATCCCCAACTACGGCGAGAAAGAGGTTTACCAGATTCAGTCTTCGTTTTCCAGCTAGATATAGACGTGCTGTTAGATTCTCTAGAGCAAGATGAAACTCTCACTCCAGCATTCCATGCTTATTCCACCTATCCAGCAAGCGATCGCGACATCGCCTTTTTCGCCCCGGTGAAAGTATCAGTTGCTGAACTAGAAAAAGCAATTAGCAAAGCTGGCAAAGGCTTACTAGAGTCAGTCGAATTGTTTGATGAATACAGGGGTGAAAATGTGCCGCAAGGACAGCGGAGTCTCGCATTTCGCTTAATTTATCGAGCAAGCGATCGTACCCTCACCGAAGCTGAAGTCGAACCAGTCCACAATAAAGTCCGTGAAGCTTTAGTGGAAAAATTTGGGGTGAATTTGAGAAGTTAGGAGGCAAGGGAGCAGAGGAGAAATTGCTTCCTTATCTTCCTCATTCCCCACTCCCTATTCAGGAGTTTTTAATTAAAAATTCCTTACTCTCATATAAATTTTTTGAATTTTGAATTGGTGAATCATGCCTAAATATGTTGTCTGGGGAACTTACTGCGAAGATGTTCTGGAAAAACGCACTCCTTACCGTCAAGCTCATTTAGATGGATTAGCAAAACAAAAAGAATCTGGTGTGCTGATTACTATCGGCCCTACCAAAGATGTCACAAAAGTTTTTGGCATTTACGAAGCCGAAGACGAAGCCACTGTGCGCAATTTGATTGAAAATGACCCCTATTGGAAAAATGGCATCTGGACTGAATATTTTGTCAAAGAGTGGATTCAGGCTATTTAAAAAAATTGGGAATTGGGGTATTTGCTATCAAAAAGAATTCTGTACACAGTCCCTAAATTCCACTAAATCAGTAAAACTTATCAGTCTAGAGATTCCAAAATTCATGCCATTAGGTGAGGCGATCGCAGTTTGATTAGTGACATCATAGATAAAGTTATCAAACAAAAACTGTTGCTGTTGTCTAAACTAAAAATCAAATCATTTACGACTGCAACAACTTTGGTTTTTCTCCAAGTGTTTGATTTTTTGAGAAGGTACAATTAT
This region of Nostoc sp. UHCC 0302 genomic DNA includes:
- the rfbF gene encoding glucose-1-phosphate cytidylyltransferase, encoding MKAVILAGGLGTRLSEETSIRPKPMVEIGGKPILWHIMKTYSAHGINDFIICCGYKGYIIKEYFANYFLHMSDVTFDMRFNQMSVHSGYAEPWRITLVNTGDHTMTGGRLKRISDHVGNDTFCFTYGDGVSDINITELINFHKEQNTLATLTAVQPAGRFGAISLGHEQTKITNFREKPEGDGAWINGGYFVLEPEVINLIANDSTVWEQEPLEKLADMEQLSAFKHNGFWQPMDTLRDKNYLEELWKNNQAPWKVW
- a CDS encoding tetratricopeptide repeat protein, which encodes MQVLRCLPKQEILNLSISLGRGGEACVYALPSDANLVAKIYHKPTAGHADKLRAMLANPPENPTASLGHISIAWPEDLLQATDGSSGIIGFLMPRIRGMRPIIDFYNPRTRREHCPLFNYQYLLRTARNLAAAFAALHTSGYCVGDVNESNILVSDTALVTLVDTDSFQVRDPNNNLVYRCSVGKPEFTPPELQNKTFAQHDREIAHDLFGLAVLVFQLLMEGTHPFSGIFQGAVEPPPYEARIAAGHFTYSQQRRVPYLPTPIAPPWEILHPSLRELFVRCFEEGHNSPQRRPSAQSWLAALTEAEDSLISCTINPQHRYNNHLQTCPWCERSLRLGGRDPFPSPRAIETKEHLRPRIKAKKRQTQTPRLPQLGVPSYQLNYWQPVINNKVSHYQPARKSRLYPVIFGLLGVGALVYLDVMTKFTSPFVSQNAYTQQTLKARQNKDNNLSFADYYKQGHAAYKIRDYEQAIEYFGKAIEKNPTYAKAHVNLGNARYNLKDYEGALNDYSEALRLNPSEVKAYVNRGNARNMLAEYSSDPDKEYNLALADYNKALSLDSNEVEAHIRRGIVLSQIAKYSGDSQQGYKKAIADFTQAITLNASKTEAYFQRGVVLYQIAQYSTDYAQQYKAAIADFDQALTINPKLAKAFLKRGIVRYELAQYGGSQSDQNHTKAIEDLQTAAKISLEQDDMDNYQQALSHICVVVENKCDTLFQSSSMPGETN
- a CDS encoding PP2C family serine/threonine-protein phosphatase codes for the protein MNISKQIAQWQVVAASVCGTSHIKTKQLCQDAHHWQILADNLLVAAVADGAGSASLGKVGAMVAVETAIENIAVKQITRDSLSDDYNVRSLLTDALLAAKKAVEDEAAASGKQPQDLATTLIIMVATPEVVAVAQIGDGLAVAKDRMGNLLALTTPDHGEYINETTFLTSLNALETAQMRLWREDIVNVSVLTDGLQMLALNMVVGEPHKPFFFPLFDFVVKTEDRTQAKEQLVRFLSSDRITQRTDDDLTLIIAAFNNS
- a CDS encoding VWA domain-containing protein, whose amino-acid sequence is MHDTLRLDEVVEFAENPEPRCPCVLLLDTSGSMQGEPIEALNQGLLSLKDELIKNSLAARRVEVAIVTFDSNVNVVQDFVTADQFNPPILTAQGLTTMGSGIHKALDIIQERKSQYRSNGIAYYRPWVFMITDGEPQGELDQVVEQAAQRLQGDEANKRVAFFTVGVENANMTRLNQIAVRTPLKLKGLNFIEMFVWLSASMSTVSHSQVDEQVALPPIGWGAV
- a CDS encoding response regulator, translated to MINSGAFTRLRPLSLLRQLSNSSESTFLQAFSNSVSWSIYLDKGKISYATHSVEPFDRLERHLRCLSYQIPSLTPEVRVQLRLMFEPDSYSQLIEDDSNSRSQALEYQAISWLVSQQYLNSQEAIILIQELVQEVIESFLLIEEGNYELSEPLKGIPISGKLDVDKILEICQSRLQKWQSVAPQFSSPYQRPYLLISSQLKKINLADLPPNLIDWMKGFSLRHLAVITNQDEITLAQNLYPYVTQGGIILHEPDPPFDKLPKIFTKPSQSSNLITELANRELFNTVETPTSPNPRTLPDVLEENRTPAQELPQISINPRQNVQEQTTLNNINIVSEIVTPATAISSATAPWTIAKKVYKIVSVDDSPTILKEISRFLENENFSVVTINEPLKAVMSIIRHKPDLILLDLNMVGIDGYELCRVIRNNSVFKETPIIFVTGNKGIVDKVKARLVGASGYLTKPFTRTELLKIVFRHLT
- the pheT gene encoding phenylalanine--tRNA ligase subunit beta, which translates into the protein MRISLNWLRELVEIKLNPEELAQTLTMAGFEVEDIEDRRTWANGVVVGRVLERQPHPNADKLSVCQVDIGADETLNIVCGAANVRADIYVPVATTGTYLPNIGLKIKSAKLRGVPSQGMICSLKELGLPTDVDGIHIFPQENLQIGSDVRPLLGLDDVILDLTATANRADALSMVGVAREVAALTGGKLSIPEAGEVSITKNTENLALKIADTQACPAYIGTVIEQVKIAPSPDWLQQRLRAAGVRPINNVVDITNYVLLEWGQPLHAFDRNRLQSVASSESLTVGVRFATSGETLKTLDGQTRNLTIQNLLITANDKPVALAGVMGGEETEVHEGTQSLVLEAALFDSVAIRRSSRSVGLRSEASGRYERGVNRAELEVANRRALSLMSELAQAVIVQQEIADTRPDPSTWSRSIALRLERVNQVLGPIELQEETGELEERDVERILTALGCELTPSGERSWTVSVPPYRYRDLEREIDLIEEIARLYGYDNFCDTLPEKAEAGYLPLDQELIRKLRAFLRAEGLTELIHYSLVKPGEDRQIVLTNPLFAEYSALRTDLISGLIDAFQYNLEQGNGCLNGFDIGRIFWQEDGLQEAEAIAGIIGGDRTIGKWSKGGREQPITWFEAKGVLESVFRQLSLQIEYQPDRRDERLHPGRTASLWVRGNRLGIFGQLHPQLRRERGLPDSVFVFQLDIDVLLDSLEQDETLTPAFHAYSTYPASDRDIAFFAPVKVSVAELEKAISKAGKGLLESVELFDEYRGENVPQGQRSLAFRLIYRASDRTLTEAEVEPVHNKVREALVEKFGVNLRS
- a CDS encoding YciI family protein; translated protein: MPKYVVWGTYCEDVLEKRTPYRQAHLDGLAKQKESGVLITIGPTKDVTKVFGIYEAEDEATVRNLIENDPYWKNGIWTEYFVKEWIQAI